In Neorhizobium sp. NCHU2750, a single genomic region encodes these proteins:
- a CDS encoding cobalt-precorrin-6A reductase has protein sequence MTYSILILGGTAEAKALAGRLSVHPDYEILLSLAGRTKAPAVQPVPVRIGGFGGVEGLARFICERGVDLLVDATHPFAARISRNAAEAAAATGTDVVALRRPEWLRQEGDRWREVADIAAAVQALDIAPRRVFLTLGRQELLPFEAMKQHHYLVRSVDPVDPPLDLPNISYITARGPFSEANEIALLEKHAIDLIVSKNSGGTASVGKIDAARRLGIDVVLIERPRLPEVASAKSVEELAGMIAQRAVSVRKRGE, from the coding sequence TTGACCTACTCCATCCTCATATTGGGCGGTACGGCGGAAGCCAAGGCGCTGGCCGGCCGGCTTTCCGTCCATCCCGACTACGAGATCCTGCTGTCGCTGGCGGGGCGCACCAAGGCGCCGGCTGTGCAGCCGGTGCCGGTCCGTATCGGCGGCTTCGGCGGCGTCGAAGGCCTCGCTCGTTTCATCTGCGAACGCGGCGTGGACCTGCTTGTCGATGCCACGCATCCCTTCGCGGCACGGATTTCGCGCAATGCGGCCGAAGCGGCTGCGGCGACCGGTACGGACGTCGTCGCCCTGCGGCGCCCGGAATGGCTGCGGCAGGAGGGTGATCGCTGGCGGGAGGTTGCCGATATCGCGGCGGCGGTCCAGGCCCTCGATATTGCTCCGAGGCGGGTTTTCCTGACGCTCGGACGGCAGGAGCTCCTGCCTTTCGAGGCGATGAAACAGCATCATTATCTGGTGCGTAGCGTCGATCCCGTCGATCCGCCGCTCGATCTGCCCAATATTTCCTATATCACCGCGCGCGGTCCGTTTTCTGAGGCGAACGAGATCGCCCTGCTTGAAAAGCATGCGATCGATCTGATCGTGTCGAAGAACAGTGGCGGTACGGCGAGCGTCGGCAAGATCGACGCGGCGCGGCGGCTCGGCATCGATGTCGTGCTGATCGAGCGCCCGCGCCTGCCGGAGGTGGCGTCGGCCAAAAGTGTCGAGGAGCTGGCCGGGATGATTGCTCAACGCGCCGTCTCCGTAAGGAAGCGTGGCGAATAG
- the cbiE gene encoding precorrin-6y C5,15-methyltransferase (decarboxylating) subunit CbiE — protein MRALNQSRWLSIVGIGEDGVKGLGDNARRAVADAAVVFGGRRHLELAKPLISGEARPWPAPFDPAMRDVVALRGTSVCVLASGDPFFFGVGATLSRHVAAEEIITYPSPSAISLAASRLGWPLQEIETVSLHGRPLDLIRPLLHPGRRIIALTSDEKGPAELAALLAAQGFGRSTLTVLEALGGEAERIRSSIAGEFALLDINVLNVVAIEVVAEAGARILPRGFGLDDALFEHDGQITKREIRALTLSALSPRRGELLWDIGAGSGSIGIEWMLADPSMKAIAIEAHPERAARIRRNAQAFGVPGLVLIEGEAPAALVGLPQPDAIFIGGGGSEPGVFDAAVAMLKPGGRLVANAVTLEMEAVLLAAQARLGGNLIRMDISRAAPVGTMQGWKPAMPVTQWTWIKGDQS, from the coding sequence ATGAGAGCTTTAAACCAAAGCCGCTGGCTGTCCATCGTCGGGATCGGCGAAGACGGCGTTAAGGGGCTCGGCGACAATGCCAGGAGAGCCGTTGCCGATGCGGCCGTCGTGTTCGGCGGCAGGCGGCATCTGGAACTGGCAAAACCGCTGATTTCGGGTGAGGCAAGGCCGTGGCCGGCGCCTTTCGATCCGGCCATGCGCGATGTCGTGGCGCTGCGCGGCACCAGCGTTTGCGTGCTGGCATCCGGAGATCCGTTTTTCTTCGGCGTCGGCGCAACCCTGTCGCGCCATGTCGCGGCAGAGGAGATCATCACCTACCCGTCGCCCTCGGCCATCTCGCTTGCCGCCTCACGCCTCGGCTGGCCACTGCAGGAAATCGAGACCGTATCGCTGCATGGTCGCCCGCTCGATCTCATCCGTCCGCTCCTGCATCCCGGCCGGCGGATCATTGCACTGACATCGGACGAGAAAGGCCCCGCGGAACTTGCGGCCCTGCTTGCCGCCCAGGGATTTGGCCGATCCACGTTGACCGTGCTGGAAGCCCTCGGCGGAGAGGCGGAGCGCATTCGTTCGAGCATTGCCGGCGAATTTGCACTGCTGGATATCAATGTCCTGAATGTCGTTGCGATCGAGGTCGTGGCGGAGGCCGGCGCGCGGATACTGCCGCGCGGCTTCGGACTGGACGATGCGCTGTTCGAGCATGACGGCCAGATCACCAAACGCGAGATCCGCGCATTGACGCTCTCCGCACTCAGCCCCCGCCGCGGCGAACTGCTCTGGGATATCGGCGCAGGTTCGGGCTCGATCGGTATCGAATGGATGCTGGCCGATCCGTCGATGAAGGCGATAGCGATCGAGGCGCATCCCGAACGCGCCGCCCGTATCCGGCGTAATGCGCAGGCCTTTGGTGTGCCGGGCCTGGTACTGATCGAGGGCGAAGCGCCTGCCGCACTGGTCGGCTTGCCACAACCGGATGCGATCTTCATCGGCGGCGGCGGCAGCGAGCCGGGCGTCTTCGATGCGGCTGTCGCAATGCTGAAACCCGGCGGCCGGCTGGTCGCCAACGCCGTGACGCTGGAAATGGAAGCCGTGCTTCTGGCAGCGCAGGCAAGGCTCGGCGGAAACCTGATCCGCATGGATATTTCCCGAGCTGCCCCCGTGGGCACGATGCAGGGCTGGAAACCGGCCATGCCGGTGACGCAATGGACCTGGATTAAGGGAGACCAATCATGA
- a CDS encoding cobalamin biosynthesis protein, with protein MIVAGLGCRKGSTSEELLSALDAACSQAGISRESITALATGEIKREEPGMLQLAEALHLPLHIVSDDALMNMEPRTKTVSRHSLAKTLSSSLSEAAALAVAGETSEIIVPRLISQGATCALAQTKEAA; from the coding sequence ATGATCGTCGCCGGTCTCGGCTGCCGCAAGGGCAGCACAAGCGAAGAACTTCTTTCGGCGCTGGATGCGGCATGCAGCCAGGCCGGGATTTCACGTGAATCAATCACCGCACTCGCAACCGGCGAAATCAAGAGGGAAGAGCCGGGCATGCTTCAACTGGCGGAAGCACTGCATCTGCCGCTCCACATCGTCTCCGATGACGCACTGATGAACATGGAGCCCCGCACCAAGACGGTGTCCCGACACAGCCTTGCCAAGACGCTCTCCTCCAGCCTCTCTGAGGCGGCAGCACTTGCCGTAGCCGGAGAAACATCGGAAATCATCGTTCCACGATTGATTTCGCAGGGCGCGACCTGCGCCCTCGCCCAAACGAAAGAAGCTGCATGA
- the cobM gene encoding precorrin-4 C(11)-methyltransferase produces the protein MTVHFIGAGPGAADLITVRGRDILARSPVCLYAGSIMPKELLDWCPKDARVVDTGSLSLDEIEAEYLSAHRAGKDVARLHSGDLSVWSAVAEQIRRLEKHGIDYTLTPGVPSFAAAAAALKRELTIPEVAQSLVLTRVSGRASKMPEGETLKAFGATGATLAIHLAIHALGKIVEELTPLYGADCPVAIVVRASWPEERIIRGTLVDIEKKLAEEPAERTALIFVGKGLGASDFVESQLYNADYVRRFRPGWDQMTEGKGSE, from the coding sequence ATGACCGTCCATTTCATCGGTGCCGGACCGGGTGCCGCAGACCTGATCACCGTGCGTGGCCGCGATATCCTCGCCCGCTCGCCGGTCTGCCTCTATGCCGGTTCGATCATGCCGAAGGAATTGCTCGACTGGTGCCCGAAGGATGCCCGCGTCGTCGATACGGGCTCTCTCTCGCTGGACGAGATCGAGGCCGAATATCTCAGCGCTCACAGGGCTGGAAAGGATGTCGCCCGGCTGCATTCCGGCGATCTTTCCGTCTGGAGTGCCGTGGCTGAACAGATCCGCCGGCTGGAAAAGCACGGTATCGACTATACGCTGACACCCGGCGTCCCCTCCTTCGCCGCCGCTGCCGCGGCCCTGAAGCGGGAACTGACGATCCCGGAAGTCGCCCAAAGTCTCGTGCTCACCCGTGTCTCGGGCCGTGCCTCGAAAATGCCGGAAGGCGAGACGCTGAAGGCATTCGGCGCCACGGGTGCGACGCTGGCGATCCATCTCGCCATTCATGCGCTCGGAAAGATCGTCGAGGAACTGACACCGCTTTACGGCGCCGATTGCCCGGTGGCGATCGTCGTGCGCGCCTCATGGCCGGAAGAGCGGATCATCCGCGGCACGCTTGTCGATATCGAGAAGAAACTCGCCGAAGAACCTGCCGAGCGCACCGCGCTGATCTTTGTCGGCAAGGGGCTGGGTGCTTCGGATTTCGTCGAGAGCCAGCTTTACAATGCCGACTATGTACGCCGTTTCCGGCCCGGCTGGGATCAGATGACCGAAGGCAAGGGATCGGAATGA
- a CDS encoding cobalt-precorrin-5B (C(1))-methyltransferase: MDEESKNLRRGWTTGTCAAAASKAACLALISGEFPTMVEVTLPGGQRPGFALAIEERGEGFAKAGIVKDAGDDPDVTHGALIMSTVRRGAPGSGITFKAGPGVGTVTRPGLPLPPGEPSINPVPRQMIAQAIAEVAGEGSDFEVEISVADGEKIAEKTLNGRLGILGGISILGTTGIVIPFSCSAWIHSIWRGIDVARAAGLDHISGATGNTSEKAAQAHHGLSEIALIDMGDFVGGMLKYVRSHPVAKVTIAGGVAKMTKLAQGMLDVHSKRGLADLEALAKLAAEAGADDGLVARIAGANTVSHAFQLAGESGLTLGGRIAALAWKTAAKALRDPAISLEILVFDRQGQLVGKTEFTPSDHSDPLPSVI; the protein is encoded by the coding sequence ATTGACGAAGAAAGCAAGAACCTGCGGCGTGGCTGGACCACGGGAACCTGTGCTGCGGCTGCCAGCAAGGCGGCCTGCCTCGCGCTGATTTCCGGTGAATTCCCAACAATGGTGGAGGTCACCCTGCCGGGCGGGCAGCGGCCGGGCTTCGCGCTGGCGATCGAGGAAAGAGGCGAGGGCTTTGCCAAGGCGGGCATCGTCAAGGATGCCGGGGACGACCCCGATGTCACGCATGGCGCCCTGATCATGAGCACGGTGCGGCGTGGGGCGCCGGGTAGCGGCATCACCTTCAAGGCGGGACCAGGTGTCGGCACGGTCACACGGCCGGGCCTGCCCCTGCCGCCGGGCGAGCCGTCGATCAATCCGGTGCCGCGGCAGATGATTGCCCAGGCGATTGCCGAGGTGGCGGGCGAGGGGAGCGATTTCGAAGTCGAGATTTCCGTCGCCGATGGCGAGAAGATCGCCGAGAAGACATTGAATGGCCGGCTCGGCATCCTGGGCGGCATATCGATCCTCGGCACGACCGGGATCGTCATTCCGTTTTCCTGCTCGGCCTGGATCCATTCCATCTGGCGCGGCATCGATGTCGCGCGGGCAGCCGGTCTCGATCATATTTCCGGTGCGACCGGCAATACATCCGAAAAAGCGGCGCAGGCGCATCATGGCCTGTCCGAGATCGCGCTGATCGACATGGGCGATTTCGTTGGCGGCATGCTGAAATATGTCCGCAGCCATCCGGTGGCGAAGGTGACGATCGCCGGCGGCGTTGCCAAGATGACCAAGCTCGCCCAGGGCATGCTCGATGTACATTCCAAGCGCGGACTTGCCGATCTTGAGGCGCTCGCAAAACTGGCGGCCGAGGCCGGCGCGGATGACGGTCTTGTCGCCCGAATCGCCGGCGCGAACACCGTCTCGCATGCCTTCCAGCTTGCCGGCGAAAGCGGCCTGACGCTTGGCGGTCGCATTGCGGCGCTCGCCTGGAAAACGGCCGCCAAGGCGCTTCGCGATCCGGCGATCTCGCTCGAAATCCTGGTCTTCGACCGGCAGGGGCAGCTTGTCGGCAAGACCGAATTCACGCCTTCCGATCATTCCGATCCCTTGCCTTCGGTCATCTGA
- the cobA gene encoding uroporphyrinogen-III C-methyltransferase has translation MSVNELFETIVEAPEFAPGHVWLAGAGPGHPRYLTLEVADALAKADVIVHDALVSDAVLALAKTKELVFVGKRGGKPSVAQEDITARLIELARAGKRVLRLKGGDPFIFGRGGEEAEALVKEGIPFRVLPGMTSALAALASANIPATMRGISRSITLATGHAAGTPGDLDWKALAKTGEPIVVYMGVGTIGTIARLLMEGGLPADTPVAVLMAATTPDERSMTATLATVEEEIQRQNFAAPALIVIGKIVSMQAVLSGTGA, from the coding sequence ATGTCCGTGAATGAGTTGTTCGAAACGATCGTCGAGGCTCCGGAATTTGCGCCCGGCCATGTCTGGCTGGCCGGTGCCGGACCGGGCCATCCCCGTTACCTGACACTCGAAGTCGCAGATGCGCTGGCCAAAGCGGATGTCATCGTCCATGACGCATTGGTGTCCGATGCCGTCCTGGCACTGGCAAAGACGAAGGAACTGGTGTTTGTCGGCAAGCGCGGCGGCAAGCCCTCCGTGGCACAGGAAGATATCACCGCAAGGCTGATCGAACTCGCCAGAGCCGGCAAGCGCGTGCTGCGGCTGAAGGGGGGCGATCCCTTCATCTTCGGCCGTGGCGGCGAGGAAGCCGAAGCGCTGGTGAAGGAAGGCATCCCTTTCCGCGTTCTTCCCGGCATGACCTCGGCACTGGCAGCCCTCGCCTCTGCCAATATTCCCGCCACCATGCGCGGCATCAGCCGCTCGATCACGCTCGCAACCGGTCATGCGGCCGGAACGCCCGGCGATCTCGACTGGAAGGCGCTGGCCAAGACCGGCGAACCGATCGTCGTCTATATGGGCGTGGGCACGATCGGCACGATCGCGAGGCTCTTGATGGAAGGCGGATTGCCGGCTGACACGCCGGTCGCGGTCCTGATGGCGGCCACGACGCCCGACGAACGGTCTATGACGGCAACGCTCGCCACCGTCGAGGAGGAGATCCAGCGCCAGAATTTTGCCGCTCCGGCACTGATCGTCATCGGCAAGATCGTCTCGATGCAGGCGGTTCTTTCGGGTACGGGCGCATGA
- a CDS encoding cobyrinate a,c-diamide synthase — MTARALIIGAPRSGSGKTSVTIGLLRAFQRRGVKVRGIKTGPDYIDPGFHQAATRLPGLNLDSWAMAPDLLRHLAREQAEDAELLLIESAMGLFDGIVTEPNRSGAASDLARLFGLPVLLVLDVSGQSQTAAAIACGFMHYDAQVKIAACILNRTGSERHKKLSGDAIEALGLPVVGTILRDPTLTLPERHLGLVQASEHPEMDAHIDRLADVMEQSLDLDAIFEAAKPFDIPTGSTERALPPPGQRIALAEDAAFTFLYPHIKREWRAMGADIVSFSPLADEAPPADCDICWLPGGYPELHPGRLAAAENFIAGIRTFAQTRPVHGECGGYMVLGEALEDADGVTHAMTGLLSHSTSFAKRKMNLGYRQASLLDACAIGTAGEMIRGHEFHYARVIDAGSDQPLAMIADGRGVEIGPSGAKRGHVSGTFFHAIARA; from the coding sequence ATGACGGCCCGCGCACTCATCATCGGGGCACCCCGCTCCGGCTCCGGCAAGACGAGCGTGACGATCGGCCTTCTCAGGGCATTTCAACGCCGCGGCGTCAAGGTGCGCGGCATCAAGACCGGCCCCGACTATATCGATCCCGGTTTTCATCAGGCGGCAACCCGCCTGCCCGGCCTCAATCTCGACAGCTGGGCAATGGCGCCCGATCTCCTGCGCCACCTGGCCCGCGAACAGGCGGAAGACGCCGAACTGCTCTTGATCGAAAGCGCCATGGGCCTGTTCGACGGTATCGTCACCGAGCCCAATCGCTCGGGCGCGGCATCGGATCTTGCGCGTCTCTTCGGCCTGCCGGTTCTGCTGGTGCTAGACGTGTCCGGCCAGAGCCAGACGGCTGCGGCGATTGCCTGCGGCTTCATGCATTATGACGCTCAGGTGAAGATCGCCGCCTGCATCCTGAACCGAACCGGCAGCGAGCGGCACAAGAAGCTCTCGGGCGATGCGATCGAGGCGCTCGGCCTGCCGGTCGTGGGTACCATTCTGCGCGATCCGACGCTGACCTTGCCGGAACGCCATCTCGGCCTCGTCCAGGCAAGCGAACATCCCGAAATGGATGCCCATATCGACCGGCTGGCCGATGTGATGGAGCAATCGCTCGATCTCGACGCGATCTTTGAGGCTGCCAAACCCTTCGATATCCCGACCGGATCGACCGAAAGGGCGCTCCCGCCGCCCGGCCAGCGGATCGCGCTTGCCGAAGATGCGGCCTTCACCTTCCTCTATCCGCATATCAAACGGGAGTGGCGGGCCATGGGGGCGGATATCGTCTCCTTCTCGCCGCTTGCCGATGAAGCGCCGCCGGCCGATTGCGATATCTGCTGGCTGCCCGGCGGATATCCCGAACTGCATCCCGGCAGACTGGCGGCCGCAGAAAACTTCATCGCCGGCATCCGCACCTTTGCCCAAACCCGGCCGGTGCATGGCGAATGCGGTGGCTACATGGTGCTCGGCGAGGCGCTGGAAGATGCCGATGGCGTGACCCACGCCATGACCGGACTGCTGTCGCATTCGACCAGTTTCGCAAAGCGAAAGATGAATCTGGGCTATCGCCAGGCAAGCCTGCTCGACGCCTGCGCGATCGGCACGGCCGGCGAAATGATTCGCGGCCACGAGTTCCATTACGCCCGGGTCATCGATGCCGGAAGCGACCAGCCTCTCGCCATGATTGCAGATGGCCGTGGCGTCGAAATCGGTCCGTCGGGCGCAAAACGAGGCCATGTGAGCGGCACGTTTTTCCATGCAATAGCGCGCGCTTGA
- a CDS encoding ABC transporter substrate-binding protein yields the protein MNDFTKYLAGRVTAGGMNRREFMGRAMAAGLTLTAAGELFATSAAAQTPKKGGNLKLGLEGGAATDSIDPAKATSQVMFAAVRSWGDTLVETHPQTRAPIPSLAESWAPSPDATTWTFKIRKGVKFHDGKDMTTDDVVATLKRHSDSKTESGAAGVMKSIKSIENKGGDLVVTLDTPNADLPAIFTDYHLVIQPNGGVDNPTAGVGTGPYKVKSFEPGVRMTFEKNTSDWRSDRGFVETVEIITMNDATARIAALSSGQVQFINRVDPKTVPLLTRAPTVQLLTTAGGGHYVFIMHCDKAPFDNNDLRMALKYAIDREEMVKRILGGYGKVGNDFPINDTYALFPEGIEQRKYDPDKAKFHYKKSGHSGSVLLRTSEVAFPGAVDASVLFQQSAKKAGIEIEIKREPGDGYWSNVWNVQPFCASYWGSRATQDQFYSGAYLSTADWNDTRFKNEKFDKLLISARGELDEKKRKDMYREMAMLVRDEGGTILPMFNDFVNAGSKKLQGYVSDIGNDMSNGYVASRVWLDA from the coding sequence ATGAACGACTTCACCAAATATCTGGCCGGACGCGTGACGGCAGGTGGCATGAACCGCCGCGAATTCATGGGCCGCGCCATGGCCGCCGGCCTGACGCTGACGGCGGCAGGCGAGCTTTTCGCCACCAGCGCCGCAGCACAGACGCCCAAGAAGGGCGGCAACCTGAAGCTCGGCCTCGAAGGCGGTGCAGCAACCGACAGCATCGACCCCGCCAAGGCAACCTCGCAGGTCATGTTCGCCGCCGTACGCAGCTGGGGCGATACTCTGGTCGAAACCCACCCGCAGACCCGCGCGCCGATCCCGTCGCTGGCCGAATCCTGGGCACCGTCACCGGACGCCACGACCTGGACCTTCAAGATCCGCAAAGGCGTCAAGTTCCATGACGGCAAGGACATGACCACCGACGACGTGGTCGCCACCTTGAAGCGCCACAGCGACAGCAAGACCGAATCGGGTGCTGCCGGAGTGATGAAGTCGATCAAATCGATCGAGAACAAGGGCGGCGATCTGGTCGTCACCCTCGACACGCCGAATGCTGACCTGCCGGCGATCTTCACCGACTACCACCTCGTCATCCAGCCGAACGGCGGCGTCGACAATCCGACCGCAGGCGTCGGCACAGGGCCGTACAAGGTCAAGAGCTTCGAACCCGGCGTGCGAATGACCTTCGAGAAGAACACCAGCGACTGGCGTTCCGATCGCGGTTTCGTCGAGACCGTCGAAATCATCACCATGAACGACGCGACGGCGCGCATTGCCGCGCTGTCGTCCGGCCAAGTGCAGTTCATCAACCGCGTCGATCCGAAGACCGTGCCGCTTCTGACCCGCGCCCCGACCGTACAGCTGCTGACGACAGCCGGTGGCGGCCACTATGTCTTCATCATGCACTGTGACAAGGCACCGTTCGACAATAACGACCTGCGCATGGCACTGAAATATGCGATCGACCGCGAGGAAATGGTCAAGCGCATCCTTGGTGGCTACGGCAAGGTCGGCAACGACTTCCCGATCAACGACACCTATGCGCTCTTCCCCGAGGGCATCGAGCAGCGCAAATACGATCCGGACAAGGCAAAGTTCCACTACAAGAAATCCGGCCATAGCGGTTCCGTGCTGCTGCGCACCTCCGAAGTCGCCTTCCCGGGCGCCGTCGATGCCTCCGTCCTCTTCCAGCAGAGCGCCAAGAAGGCCGGCATCGAGATCGAGATCAAGCGCGAGCCGGGCGACGGCTACTGGTCGAACGTCTGGAACGTCCAGCCCTTCTGCGCTTCTTACTGGGGCAGCCGCGCCACTCAGGACCAGTTCTATTCGGGTGCCTATCTGTCGACTGCGGACTGGAACGATACGCGTTTCAAGAACGAGAAGTTCGACAAGCTCCTGATCTCCGCCCGCGGCGAACTGGACGAGAAGAAGCGCAAGGACATGTATCGCGAAATGGCGATGCTTGTGCGCGACGAAGGCGGCACCATCCTGCCGATGTTCAACGACTTCGTGAATGCCGGCTCCAAGAAGCTGCAGGGCTATGTCAGCGATATCGGCAACGACATGTCGAACGGCTACGTCGCAAGCCGCGTCTGGCTCGACGCCTGA
- a CDS encoding ABC transporter permease, producing the protein MSNSTEAGQPPGRSLRERFPLLTLIFERFALSIVLLFAVSVLIFAGVEALPGDFATTYLGQSATPEAVANIRAELGLDRPVVTRYFDWLGGVVHGDFGTSWASRNSVSEQVGKRLGNSLFLAGFAAIIAVPLAVGLGMLSVHFRDRMPDKIINVISLAAISLPEFFIGYLLILYFSVNFGIATFPATVYEGMGFLERIQTIALPTATLVLVVLAHMMRMTRAAILSVMSSAYMETAELKGLSSWRAIIKHAAPNALAPIINVVALNLAYLVVGVVVVEVVFVYPGMGQYMVDAVTVRDMPVVQACGLIFAAVYILLNMIADILAIVANPRLRHPR; encoded by the coding sequence ATGTCAAATTCCACCGAGGCAGGCCAGCCGCCTGGCCGCAGCCTGAGGGAACGGTTTCCGCTCCTGACCCTCATCTTCGAGCGCTTCGCCCTGTCGATCGTTCTGCTTTTCGCCGTCTCCGTGCTGATCTTCGCCGGTGTCGAGGCCCTGCCCGGAGATTTCGCCACCACCTATCTCGGCCAGTCGGCAACGCCTGAGGCCGTCGCCAATATCCGCGCCGAGCTCGGCCTCGACCGCCCCGTCGTCACGCGCTATTTCGATTGGCTCGGCGGCGTCGTGCATGGCGATTTCGGCACTTCCTGGGCCAGCCGAAACTCGGTCTCCGAACAGGTCGGCAAACGGCTCGGAAACTCGCTGTTTCTTGCGGGCTTCGCTGCCATCATCGCCGTGCCGCTGGCCGTCGGGCTCGGCATGTTGTCGGTCCACTTCCGCGACCGGATGCCGGACAAGATCATCAACGTGATCTCGCTTGCCGCCATCTCGCTGCCGGAATTCTTCATCGGCTACCTGCTGATCCTCTATTTTTCCGTCAATTTCGGCATCGCCACCTTTCCCGCCACCGTCTACGAGGGCATGGGCTTCCTTGAACGCATCCAGACGATCGCGCTGCCGACGGCAACGCTGGTTCTCGTCGTACTCGCCCACATGATGCGCATGACCCGTGCGGCAATCCTTTCCGTCATGTCGTCTGCCTATATGGAAACGGCCGAACTGAAAGGGCTCTCCAGCTGGCGGGCGATCATCAAGCACGCTGCGCCGAATGCGCTGGCGCCGATCATCAATGTCGTGGCGCTGAACCTGGCCTATCTCGTCGTCGGCGTCGTCGTCGTCGAGGTCGTCTTCGTTTATCCTGGCATGGGCCAGTACATGGTCGATGCGGTGACGGTGCGCGATATGCCGGTCGTGCAGGCCTGCGGCCTGATCTTCGCCGCCGTCTATATCCTGCTCAACATGATTGCCGACATCCTCGCCATCGTCGCCAACCCACGCCTGAGGCACCCGCGATGA
- a CDS encoding ABC transporter permease, with protein sequence MRVRDIPITAWIGLFGIALAAFCAVFAPLIAPYGETDVVGGVWQLADGQFFFGLDNLGRDILSRLIYGARTTLFVALAATVISFSLGIILSFVAAVSGGLIDTVFSRFNDLMMSIPTLIFALVVLAVLPQHLLILILVMAILDSTRVYRLGRAVALDVAVMEFVEAAKLRGEGKIWIIFREILPNTLSPLLAEFGLRFAFAILFLSTLSFLGLGIQPPTADWGGMVKDNKDGIIFGVPAALVPGTAIAALCVSVNLVVDWLLKRTSSLKGGRGDA encoded by the coding sequence ATGAGAGTGCGAGACATTCCTATCACCGCCTGGATCGGCCTTTTCGGCATCGCGCTGGCGGCTTTTTGCGCCGTCTTCGCCCCGCTGATCGCGCCCTATGGCGAGACCGACGTGGTCGGCGGCGTCTGGCAGCTGGCCGACGGCCAGTTTTTCTTCGGGCTCGACAATCTCGGTCGCGACATTCTCTCCCGGCTGATCTACGGCGCTCGCACAACGCTGTTCGTTGCACTGGCCGCAACCGTCATCTCCTTTTCGCTCGGCATCATCCTGAGCTTCGTCGCCGCCGTCTCCGGCGGCCTGATCGACACGGTCTTTTCCCGCTTCAACGACCTGATGATGTCGATCCCGACGCTGATCTTTGCGCTCGTGGTTCTGGCGGTCCTGCCGCAGCACCTGCTGATCCTCATCCTCGTCATGGCGATCCTCGATTCCACCCGTGTCTATCGGCTTGGCCGCGCCGTGGCTCTCGATGTCGCGGTGATGGAATTCGTCGAGGCGGCAAAACTGCGCGGCGAGGGCAAGATCTGGATCATCTTCCGCGAGATCCTGCCCAACACCCTGTCTCCGCTGCTGGCTGAATTCGGCCTGCGCTTCGCCTTCGCCATCCTGTTTCTCTCCACCCTCTCCTTCCTTGGTCTCGGCATCCAGCCGCCAACGGCGGACTGGGGCGGCATGGTGAAGGACAACAAGGATGGTATCATATTCGGGGTCCCCGCCGCCCTGGTGCCAGGGACGGCGATCGCCGCTCTCTGTGTCAGCGTCAATCTGGTGGTCGACTGGCTCTTGAAACGAACCTCCAGCCTGAAGGGAGGGCGCGGCGATGCCTGA